One stretch of Paenibacillus sp. AN1007 DNA includes these proteins:
- a CDS encoding S8 family peptidase yields the protein MSRPRWVNWALAAGAGVLALTILLPTSNRTVPKPSAVQENPQKEHASKQRLKVQDIKATDLLTRVDAKQHLRIILDKSAVMTDTQLKRYMKELQDSHGHIRSIQLMNIPGSSTKRFDRALKKGSTLEQQKLNHALNLAKKAVRKGQSFESSSFPLGKEKYFVMGQPSKDSKRAIIALFSQSVLNAVEEHQRKNLRMIPYPREGKFKIESVHPDTLNEITVKTGHDNANASHFYENEIVIRFRQDPGERDMRIIRSDLKTPSVRKLGYTYVFRTETMNYKQLRDYFGSKWNPLYMEPHYMYLTNETAAEQTDVPIPNDVLFSDYQWNLPAIETNRGWNITKGNKDVIVAVVDTGVDVDHPDLKGKLLEGYNVVNPGSKPLDDVGHGTHVAGIIGAIVNNNEGVAGMSWYNKVLPVKVLDNSGSGTTYAVAEGIIWAADHGAKVINMSLGNYADAQFLHDAIKYAFDRDIVLIAATGNDNTERPGYPAAYPEVFAVSATDPDMNKASYSNYGDYVDVMAPGSSIASTYPGNQYAALSGTSMASPHVAALAGLIRSLNPDLTNTEVMDLMRQSVIDLGEPGHDKYYGYGQIDVFKALQAASGSSAPLQFWPQHVRQQMDNTMKKYIQ from the coding sequence ATGTCCAGACCGCGATGGGTGAATTGGGCTCTTGCAGCAGGTGCAGGCGTACTCGCACTTACTATTCTGCTTCCCACATCCAACCGTACCGTCCCAAAACCGAGTGCCGTGCAGGAAAATCCACAGAAAGAGCATGCAAGCAAACAGCGTTTGAAGGTTCAGGATATCAAGGCTACCGATCTTCTTACCCGTGTCGATGCCAAACAGCATCTCCGTATCATATTGGATAAAAGTGCTGTAATGACGGATACACAGTTAAAACGGTATATGAAAGAACTTCAAGATTCCCACGGGCATATCCGATCCATTCAGCTTATGAACATTCCAGGCTCATCGACTAAACGATTTGATCGTGCACTTAAAAAAGGCAGCACGCTGGAGCAGCAGAAATTAAATCATGCCCTGAATCTGGCCAAAAAAGCAGTCCGTAAAGGCCAAAGCTTCGAATCCTCTTCCTTTCCGCTCGGTAAAGAAAAATATTTTGTGATGGGACAGCCCTCCAAGGATAGCAAACGGGCCATCATCGCTCTTTTTAGTCAAAGCGTATTAAACGCCGTCGAGGAACATCAGCGCAAAAACCTGCGTATGATCCCGTATCCACGTGAAGGGAAATTCAAAATTGAATCGGTTCACCCTGATACCTTAAATGAAATTACGGTAAAGACAGGGCATGACAACGCTAATGCGAGCCATTTTTACGAAAATGAAATTGTAATTCGTTTCCGGCAGGACCCTGGTGAACGGGACATGCGCATCATTCGCTCAGACTTGAAAACGCCGTCTGTTCGCAAACTTGGGTATACGTATGTTTTTCGGACTGAGACGATGAACTATAAACAATTACGTGACTATTTCGGAAGCAAATGGAATCCACTCTACATGGAACCTCACTATATGTACTTAACCAACGAAACGGCTGCTGAACAAACAGATGTCCCCATTCCCAATGATGTTCTATTCTCGGATTATCAGTGGAACCTGCCTGCAATCGAGACAAACCGCGGATGGAATATTACGAAAGGGAACAAAGATGTCATCGTTGCGGTAGTAGACACAGGCGTGGATGTAGACCACCCGGATCTCAAAGGAAAATTGCTTGAAGGATACAACGTCGTTAATCCGGGAAGTAAACCTCTGGACGATGTTGGTCACGGCACACACGTTGCCGGCATTATTGGAGCTATCGTGAACAATAACGAAGGCGTAGCCGGCATGAGCTGGTACAATAAAGTTCTTCCGGTCAAAGTGCTGGACAATTCGGGATCAGGTACAACGTATGCGGTTGCTGAAGGAATCATCTGGGCAGCCGATCACGGCGCTAAAGTGATAAATATGAGTCTGGGCAATTATGCGGATGCTCAATTTCTTCATGATGCCATCAAATACGCGTTCGACCGGGATATCGTGCTGATTGCCGCAACTGGCAATGATAATACGGAGCGTCCAGGCTACCCTGCTGCTTATCCCGAAGTATTTGCTGTCTCTGCCACAGACCCGGATATGAACAAAGCCTCCTACTCCAATTACGGGGATTATGTGGATGTGATGGCTCCCGGATCAAGTATCGCCAGCACCTATCCGGGCAATCAGTATGCTGCCCTTTCAGGAACATCCATGGCAAGTCCACACGTTGCCGCACTGGCAGGGCTGATTCGCTCGCTGAATCCGGATTTGACCAATACCGAAGTTATGGACCTGATGCGGCAAAGTGTAATTGATCTGGGTGAACCGGGACACGATAAATATTACGGCTATGGACAGATTGATGTATTCAAAGCACTGCAGGCTGCCTCGGGCAGCAGTGCTCCGCTTCAGTTTTGGCCGCAGCATGTCAGACAGCAGATGGATAATACGATGAAAAAATATATTCAATAA
- a CDS encoding pyridoxamine 5'-phosphate oxidase family protein has translation MSEAVTQLTETLLQQFKDETFVLLNTIDAESGGPTSTAISWIYAENASTFRLAIDHRSRLVSNMMHNPLITITVFGEEMVYAVNGRASVRQDPLQGVPFNMCCFDITIEAVRNALFYGAQLSSVPQFVKIYDQRAAEKLDEQVFAAMKKA, from the coding sequence ATGTCCGAAGCCGTCACACAATTAACAGAAACTCTTTTACAGCAGTTCAAAGACGAGACCTTTGTGCTTCTGAACACCATTGATGCAGAATCTGGAGGGCCAACTTCAACAGCGATCTCCTGGATCTATGCTGAAAATGCGTCTACTTTCCGTTTGGCGATTGATCATCGATCCCGTCTCGTCAGTAACATGATGCACAATCCGCTCATTACGATTACCGTATTTGGCGAAGAAATGGTGTATGCAGTCAATGGACGTGCTTCGGTACGGCAGGATCCGCTGCAGGGTGTGCCTTTTAATATGTGCTGTTTCGACATTACGATTGAAGCGGTGAGGAATGCCCTTTTTTATGGGGCTCAGCTGTCCTCTGTGCCTCAATTTGTCAAAATATATGATCAGCGTGCTGCGGAGAAGCTTGATGAGCAGGTCTTTGCAGCCATGAAAAAAGCCTAG
- a CDS encoding YpuI family protein translates to MSAANVQKTCESTREKLKPAIDRIEKFLNENALPELDQNQTEESTAFYKGFLSDLRHLLVFSEVSYEKLGVVLRRANFDVEFAEKALYNTYHQSVNSFFYPKNECYSEDGRYAYTGQDAIRFRDKPIRAVRDVILEISKTYEELRDDLAYYESDYLTQRRMQKERNHA, encoded by the coding sequence ATGTCAGCAGCCAATGTACAAAAAACATGTGAGTCAACCAGGGAAAAGTTAAAACCGGCGATCGATCGGATCGAAAAGTTTTTGAATGAAAATGCTTTGCCTGAACTGGATCAAAACCAGACGGAGGAATCAACTGCCTTCTACAAAGGATTTCTTTCAGATCTCCGTCATTTGCTCGTTTTTTCTGAAGTTTCTTACGAAAAACTTGGCGTTGTGCTGCGTCGTGCCAACTTTGATGTTGAATTTGCCGAAAAGGCTCTTTATAATACGTATCACCAAAGTGTAAACAGCTTTTTCTATCCAAAGAACGAATGTTACTCTGAGGACGGAAGATATGCTTACACTGGTCAGGATGCTATTCGTTTCCGTGACAAACCGATTCGAGCAGTGCGCGACGTTATTCTTGAAATTTCCAAAACGTATGAAGAGTTACGCGACGATCTGGCATACTACGAGAGTGACTACCTGACTCAGCGCCGTATGCAAAAAGAGCGGAATCACGCTTAG
- a CDS encoding YlaH-like family protein, whose product MQAWFASHPIIAYIVIFVLITYVYNKVFRVRQKLPLGKEIVLYILMAMGTFMLLIFQIDKLPIIQCLLVAVGLMLLVRVRYFVEGRQKKKAEAAARNS is encoded by the coding sequence ATGCAAGCATGGTTTGCATCACACCCGATCATCGCCTATATCGTCATCTTTGTGCTGATTACTTACGTGTATAATAAGGTCTTTCGGGTTCGTCAGAAACTGCCCCTTGGTAAGGAAATTGTGCTGTATATATTGATGGCGATGGGCACGTTCATGCTTCTTATTTTTCAGATCGACAAGCTGCCTATCATTCAATGTCTGCTGGTAGCTGTAGGACTGATGCTGTTAGTGCGCGTGCGTTATTTCGTTGAAGGTCGTCAGAAGAAAAAAGCGGAAGCTGCCGCTCGAAATTCATAA
- a CDS encoding LCP family protein yields the protein MNANSNGLPPRRQAPNSSGTSGKKSSNGKPPKKKKRMRGFVRVFLSLMVIGILTGAGYLYWIYNQVANTGIDKPVPPGMSATTKPLTMLLLGTDNRPETGTFLSDVVMVAALNPNTKTATVVSLPRDTRIQLDGYKSNKLNAYYPRFKTQEKTSGKKAEDQMKDMMGKYLGVDINYTTVLNFQAFRDAVNAVGGVDVTVDKNMCYRDTADNTDINLKAGPQRLDGKEALDFVRYRKSNCKPKTAESNDFDRNKRQNQVMNAMLDQMKSLGGITKIGKVISAVDKNMTTDVESEQMKNFISTYWNISTSDVHFTPVTGEWRSPYVYINETELANAKQALQDTLAGKVPAASPAQ from the coding sequence ATGAACGCAAATTCAAACGGACTTCCTCCACGGAGACAAGCTCCGAATTCATCCGGCACTTCAGGGAAGAAAAGCAGTAATGGGAAGCCGCCGAAGAAGAAGAAGCGTATGCGTGGATTCGTCAGGGTGTTTCTCAGTTTAATGGTAATTGGCATTTTGACGGGTGCGGGGTACTTGTACTGGATTTATAATCAGGTCGCAAACACGGGAATCGATAAACCGGTTCCTCCAGGGATGTCAGCGACGACAAAACCACTTACGATGCTGCTGCTGGGCACCGATAATCGTCCGGAAACAGGTACGTTTCTATCAGATGTTGTGATGGTGGCTGCACTGAACCCAAATACGAAGACAGCAACGGTAGTATCATTGCCGCGCGACACACGTATTCAGCTTGATGGTTACAAGTCCAACAAACTCAATGCGTATTATCCAAGATTTAAAACGCAGGAGAAGACCTCTGGCAAAAAGGCAGAGGACCAGATGAAGGACATGATGGGCAAATACTTGGGCGTGGATATTAACTATACAACTGTACTGAATTTTCAGGCTTTTCGTGATGCGGTGAATGCCGTGGGCGGAGTGGATGTCACGGTGGATAAAAATATGTGTTACCGCGATACAGCCGACAACACGGACATCAATCTGAAAGCAGGACCGCAGCGGCTGGATGGGAAAGAGGCACTTGATTTTGTTCGCTATCGGAAGTCCAATTGTAAACCGAAAACGGCGGAGTCGAATGATTTTGATCGAAACAAGCGGCAGAATCAGGTGATGAATGCCATGCTGGATCAGATGAAATCGCTTGGGGGAATAACCAAGATCGGGAAAGTGATCAGCGCGGTAGATAAAAACATGACAACAGATGTGGAATCCGAGCAGATGAAAAACTTTATATCTACCTATTGGAACATCTCAACATCGGATGTACACTTTACTCCCGTTACTGGCGAGTGGAGAAGTCCTTATGTATATATTAATGAGACCGAACTTGCAAATGCCAAGCAGGCACTCCAAGACACGCTTGCAGGCAAAGTGCCTGCCGCGTCACCAGCACAATAG
- the typA gene encoding translational GTPase TypA codes for MHSREHIRNIAIIAHVDHGKTTLVDKLLQQSGTFRDHETVQERAMDSNDLERERGITILAKNTAITYKDYLINIVDTPGHADFGGEVERIMKMVDGVLLVVDAYEGCMPQTKFVLRKALEHNLTPIVVVNKIDRPAARPAEVIDEVLDLFIELGANDQQLEFPVVYASALNGTSSMEDDPAKQDDNMMAIYDTIISHIPHPTENVEEPLQFLVTLMDYNEYLGRIAIGRVNRGVIRQGQSVTVIMRDGKSKTARIEKLFGFQGLKRVETEQAGAGDIVAIAGIKDINIGETIADPNNPEALPVLKIDEPTLQMTFLVNNSPFAGREGKWVTSRKLRERLLKELETDVSLRVEETESPDAFIVSGRGELHLGILIENMRREGYELQVSKPEVIIKEIDGKKMEPVERLLIDIPEESMGSVMESLGARKAEMVNMVNNGSGQVRLEFLIPARGLIGYSTNFLTLTRGYGVMNHAFDSYAPVVSGQVGGRHQGVLISTETGTSTFYGMMGVEDRGTLFLEPGTEIYEGMIVGEHTRDNDIVVNICKEKQLTNVRSSGKDDTVKIKTPIIFSLEQALEYLNDDEYCEITPKSIRLRKKILNKSERERAEKQRKMAQNNA; via the coding sequence ATGCATTCAAGAGAACACATTCGCAATATTGCGATTATTGCCCACGTCGACCACGGGAAAACTACACTCGTCGACAAGCTGCTCCAACAATCCGGTACATTCCGTGATCACGAAACGGTACAGGAGCGTGCAATGGACTCCAACGATCTGGAGCGTGAACGCGGTATTACGATTTTGGCTAAAAACACAGCTATAACTTATAAAGACTACCTGATTAACATTGTGGATACACCAGGACACGCCGACTTCGGTGGAGAAGTGGAACGGATCATGAAAATGGTTGATGGCGTGCTGCTCGTCGTTGATGCTTATGAAGGCTGTATGCCGCAAACCAAGTTTGTACTTCGTAAAGCATTGGAGCACAACCTGACTCCGATCGTTGTTGTAAACAAAATTGACCGTCCAGCAGCTCGTCCTGCTGAGGTTATCGATGAAGTACTTGACCTGTTTATTGAACTAGGTGCCAACGATCAACAACTTGAATTCCCAGTTGTATATGCTTCTGCATTGAACGGAACGTCCAGCATGGAAGATGATCCTGCCAAACAGGATGACAACATGATGGCGATCTATGATACCATTATAAGTCACATTCCTCACCCAACAGAAAATGTTGAAGAGCCGCTCCAATTCCTCGTTACCCTGATGGACTATAACGAATACCTCGGTCGTATCGCAATCGGTCGTGTAAATCGTGGTGTAATTCGTCAAGGCCAATCCGTTACCGTCATTATGCGTGATGGCAAAAGCAAAACCGCACGTATTGAGAAGCTGTTTGGTTTCCAAGGTCTGAAACGTGTCGAGACCGAACAAGCCGGAGCTGGCGATATCGTTGCAATTGCTGGTATTAAAGACATCAATATCGGTGAAACGATCGCTGATCCTAATAATCCTGAAGCTCTGCCAGTCCTGAAAATTGATGAGCCAACACTGCAGATGACATTCCTCGTAAACAACAGTCCATTCGCGGGCCGCGAAGGTAAATGGGTAACATCCCGTAAACTGCGCGAGCGTTTGTTGAAAGAATTGGAAACTGACGTATCCCTTCGTGTTGAAGAAACAGAGAGCCCTGACGCATTTATCGTTTCCGGACGTGGTGAGCTTCACCTCGGTATCCTGATTGAAAATATGCGTCGTGAAGGATATGAGCTTCAAGTATCCAAACCAGAAGTTATCATCAAAGAAATTGATGGTAAGAAAATGGAGCCAGTTGAGCGCTTGTTGATTGATATCCCTGAAGAAAGCATGGGTTCCGTAATGGAGAGCCTGGGCGCACGTAAAGCAGAGATGGTTAACATGGTCAACAATGGCAGCGGTCAAGTCCGTCTGGAATTCCTGATTCCTGCACGTGGTCTGATTGGATACAGCACCAACTTCCTGACGTTGACTCGTGGTTATGGGGTAATGAACCATGCATTTGACAGCTACGCTCCAGTCGTATCCGGTCAAGTGGGTGGACGTCACCAAGGTGTACTGATCTCAACTGAAACAGGTACATCTACATTCTACGGAATGATGGGTGTTGAAGATCGTGGTACGCTCTTCCTTGAGCCAGGAACAGAAATTTACGAAGGTATGATTGTTGGTGAGCATACACGTGACAATGATATCGTTGTTAACATCTGCAAAGAAAAACAACTGACTAACGTCCGTTCTTCAGGTAAAGATGATACGGTTAAAATTAAAACTCCGATTATCTTTTCTTTGGAACAGGCGCTTGAATATTTGAATGATGATGAGTACTGCGAAATCACGCCGAAATCCATTCGTCTTCGTAAGAAGATCCTGAACAAATCCGAGCGTGAGCGTGCAGAAAAACAACGCAAAATGGCTCAAAATAACGCGTAA
- a CDS encoding DUF1540 domain-containing protein encodes MSHDKPIVKCSVSNCHFWGENNFCQADAIMIDIDQHATRRLHEEFAGETFDSDHHDHARTSSATCCHTFKPK; translated from the coding sequence ATGAGCCATGACAAACCAATTGTCAAATGCAGCGTCTCCAACTGTCATTTTTGGGGAGAAAATAACTTTTGCCAGGCCGATGCCATCATGATTGACATTGACCAGCATGCTACCCGTCGTCTGCATGAAGAATTTGCCGGAGAGACATTTGATTCCGATCATCACGATCATGCACGTACCTCTTCAGCCACTTGCTGCCACACATTCAAACCCAAGTAA
- the thiI gene encoding tRNA uracil 4-sulfurtransferase ThiI produces MNYDMLLLRFGEFMLKGKNRSRFEKTIITQVKALLKPFPGASLRKEYGRVYVDLGGESHTKLIPVLKRVFGVMSISPVKVTPSEIDEIVQTAVAFMDERAEEFGEVTTFKVNARRVWKAFPHSSHETNHMVGSPILRKFQQLKVDVRNPDIELRVEIREQGTYIFSEVIPAAGGFPLGTNGKAMVLLSGGIDSPVAAWSSMRRGLEVECVHFYSYPFTSQRAKEKVIDLARALADHAGTIKLHLVPFTEIQTAFTQLGQDNLIITLMRRSMLRIATLLAERERALALITGDSLGQVASQTLPSMNVIGRATDLPILRPLVMMDKQEIISLSKQIGTYDISILPYEDCCTLFVPKSPSTNPNLRIVDKIEATMSQLPEWLKKAVEQTETITLHAGETSILAGQSEESGIKDDWF; encoded by the coding sequence TTGAATTATGATATGCTGCTTCTCCGTTTTGGAGAGTTTATGTTAAAAGGGAAAAACCGTTCACGTTTTGAAAAAACGATAATCACTCAAGTAAAAGCGCTGCTTAAACCTTTTCCAGGAGCAAGCCTGCGTAAAGAATATGGCCGGGTATATGTGGATCTGGGCGGCGAATCTCATACCAAGCTCATTCCCGTGTTAAAGCGTGTATTTGGTGTGATGTCAATTAGTCCCGTTAAAGTCACGCCGTCCGAAATAGACGAGATTGTACAAACGGCGGTTGCGTTCATGGATGAACGTGCTGAAGAATTCGGGGAAGTCACAACCTTTAAGGTGAATGCACGGCGGGTATGGAAGGCATTCCCCCATTCTTCTCATGAAACCAATCATATGGTCGGTTCACCCATCCTGCGCAAGTTTCAGCAGCTGAAGGTGGATGTACGTAATCCGGATATCGAACTGCGCGTAGAAATCCGCGAACAGGGCACGTATATTTTCAGTGAAGTTATTCCTGCCGCAGGCGGATTCCCGCTCGGAACGAATGGCAAAGCTATGGTTCTTCTTTCTGGCGGCATAGACAGTCCTGTAGCGGCCTGGTCCTCTATGCGCCGTGGACTGGAAGTAGAGTGTGTGCATTTCTACAGTTATCCATTTACAAGCCAGCGGGCGAAGGAAAAGGTGATTGATTTGGCTCGTGCTCTTGCAGATCATGCGGGTACAATCAAATTACATCTTGTTCCGTTTACGGAGATTCAGACAGCATTCACGCAGCTCGGGCAGGATAATCTCATCATTACTCTAATGAGGCGTTCCATGCTGCGAATTGCGACCCTATTGGCAGAACGCGAACGTGCTCTTGCGCTGATCACCGGAGATAGTCTGGGCCAGGTCGCGAGCCAGACCCTTCCAAGCATGAACGTCATCGGAAGGGCCACGGACCTGCCGATCCTCAGACCACTGGTCATGATGGACAAGCAGGAAATTATCTCACTTTCCAAACAAATTGGTACGTATGATATTTCCATTCTGCCTTATGAAGATTGCTGTACATTGTTTGTTCCCAAATCCCCATCGACCAATCCGAATCTTCGGATCGTGGACAAAATTGAAGCGACGATGAGTCAGCTGCCGGAATGGCTGAAGAAGGCGGTAGAACAGACCGAAACAATCACCCTGCATGCTGGAGAGACTTCCATACTGGCGGGACAATCGGAGGAAAGTGGGATCAAGGACGACTGGTTCTAA
- a CDS encoding cysteine desulfurase family protein: protein MKYFDYAAATPPYPDVIRTMSEIMETQFGNASSIHGYGERADQLLRRARAACAAAVGVKADEIIFTSGATESNNLAIKGAALRYCSRGKHIITTAAEHASVYESVLQLQQWGWDVTFLPVDSRGVVTADQVMSAVRSDTVLVSLMHVNNETGAIHPLEEIGSILKKNAPRILFHVDGVQGFGKLQAAPTQWKADLYSLSAHKIRGPKGAGLLYVRSGIELTPLLSGGAQEHGLRAGTENMALIVGMAKAMRIAAEGQVEFSKRISVLRDRVMDAIAAIPELQLNSTKEGAPHIVHFSYPGMKAEAALHTLEQLGCTVSTQSACSSRSAEPSRVLLAMGRDAACAAGGLRISFGDEHTEEDAAVLEKALHQMVAQLRPLERRM from the coding sequence GTGAAATATTTTGATTATGCGGCAGCGACACCTCCGTATCCGGACGTGATTCGCACAATGTCAGAGATTATGGAAACCCAGTTCGGCAATGCTTCGTCCATTCATGGATATGGTGAACGTGCGGATCAGCTGCTTCGCCGGGCACGTGCGGCCTGCGCTGCTGCAGTAGGTGTCAAGGCAGATGAGATCATATTTACTTCCGGGGCAACGGAGAGCAATAATCTTGCCATTAAGGGGGCGGCTCTCCGGTACTGCTCACGAGGAAAACATATTATAACTACGGCAGCTGAGCATGCATCAGTCTATGAGAGTGTACTTCAGCTGCAGCAGTGGGGGTGGGATGTCACTTTTCTCCCAGTTGATTCGAGAGGTGTTGTTACTGCTGACCAAGTCATGAGTGCCGTCCGTTCGGATACTGTGCTTGTCAGCCTGATGCATGTGAACAACGAGACAGGAGCGATTCATCCGCTGGAGGAGATTGGCAGCATCCTCAAAAAAAATGCGCCGCGTATCCTTTTTCATGTGGATGGTGTGCAGGGATTCGGAAAATTGCAGGCCGCACCGACTCAGTGGAAAGCAGATCTGTACAGCTTGTCTGCGCATAAGATTCGGGGACCGAAAGGTGCCGGACTTCTGTATGTCAGAAGCGGTATAGAGCTTACTCCGCTTCTGTCAGGGGGGGCGCAGGAACATGGGCTCAGAGCAGGGACAGAAAATATGGCTCTGATTGTCGGCATGGCCAAGGCTATGCGAATCGCAGCGGAGGGGCAGGTCGAGTTTTCAAAACGCATAAGCGTGCTCCGAGACCGTGTTATGGATGCGATCGCTGCCATTCCAGAGCTCCAGCTTAACAGTACGAAAGAAGGGGCACCGCATATTGTACATTTCTCCTATCCTGGTATGAAGGCCGAAGCAGCACTGCATACACTGGAACAGCTTGGATGCACGGTGTCGACCCAGTCCGCATGCTCCTCGCGTTCGGCAGAGCCAAGTCGGGTGCTGCTTGCCATGGGAAGAGATGCAGCCTGCGCTGCTGGAGGACTGCGCATTAGTTTCGGTGATGAACATACTGAAGAGGATGCAGCTGTGCTGGAAAAGGCGCTGCATCAGATGGTGGCTCAGCTGCGGCCACTCGAAAGGCGGATGTAA
- a CDS encoding lytic transglycosylase domain-containing protein, with amino-acid sequence MQIDPRSSRQLLELQLSNINNQSSGSAVQAGSTTDFSDVMDGLLETDSHDQNHAQNQAPISKRSNDGLLWLQLGSTYSPDANTISSSRADSLESLPALSGTGQADSGKSVPTDFETLISQASIKYGVPESLIKAVIDTESGFNPSVVSSAGAKGLMQLMDGTAAGLGVSDSFDPGQNIDAGTKYLSLQLQRFGGQEKMALAAYNAGPGRVNRLGVTDDDELMSKLHLLPVETQNYITKVERARSKYMI; translated from the coding sequence ATGCAGATTGATCCACGCAGTTCACGGCAGTTACTGGAGCTGCAGTTGTCCAATATCAATAACCAATCGAGCGGATCAGCTGTACAAGCTGGCTCGACGACTGATTTTTCAGATGTAATGGATGGGCTGCTGGAGACAGATTCTCATGATCAGAACCATGCACAGAATCAGGCTCCGATCTCCAAAAGATCGAATGACGGGTTGCTGTGGCTTCAGCTCGGAAGTACTTACAGTCCAGATGCGAACACGATTAGCTCATCCAGAGCAGACAGTCTGGAATCTCTGCCAGCTCTGTCCGGAACAGGACAGGCTGATTCCGGTAAATCCGTACCTACGGATTTCGAAACGCTGATCTCACAGGCCAGTATTAAATATGGAGTTCCCGAGTCGCTGATCAAGGCGGTCATCGATACGGAATCAGGCTTTAACCCGAGTGTAGTCTCTTCGGCAGGTGCCAAGGGCCTTATGCAGTTAATGGATGGTACGGCAGCTGGACTTGGAGTAAGCGACTCTTTCGATCCGGGTCAAAATATTGATGCAGGAACCAAATATTTATCGCTGCAGCTCCAGCGTTTTGGAGGACAGGAAAAAATGGCTTTGGCAGCTTATAATGCCGGACCAGGACGGGTAAACAGACTTGGTGTTACGGACGATGATGAACTGATGAGCAAGCTTCACCTGTTACCCGTTGAAACACAGAACTATATTACCAAAGTGGAGCGGGCCCGTTCCAAATATATGATTTAA
- a CDS encoding TerC family protein, producing MDTLWLLTQILMINLVLSGDNAVVIALASKDLPPAQRKKAVWWGAFGAVLLRCVLTFAAVLLLGIPFIQAAGGLLLFWIALKLLLQNDDEVHIRNASTTWKAVQTILVADFVMSLDNVLAIAALADGDLALIVIGIAISIPIVVWGSGIIVDLLKRFPVLVYAGSGILAFTAGEMLMKDPKLGEWLGGMAAEAHAMLPAAMACLVMAAGGAHRFVRRNT from the coding sequence ATGGATACACTGTGGCTGTTAACACAAATTTTAATGATTAATCTGGTGCTGAGTGGAGATAACGCGGTTGTCATTGCACTGGCGAGTAAAGATTTACCTCCGGCGCAGCGTAAAAAGGCCGTATGGTGGGGCGCATTCGGCGCCGTGCTGTTACGCTGTGTACTTACTTTTGCAGCTGTATTACTGCTGGGCATTCCATTCATTCAGGCAGCCGGCGGACTTTTATTGTTCTGGATTGCGCTGAAACTGCTGCTTCAAAACGATGATGAAGTACATATTCGCAATGCGTCGACAACATGGAAAGCGGTCCAAACGATTCTGGTTGCCGATTTTGTAATGAGTCTGGATAATGTATTGGCTATAGCGGCTTTAGCGGATGGCGATCTGGCTTTGATTGTCATTGGCATTGCGATCAGCATTCCTATCGTTGTATGGGGAAGTGGAATCATTGTCGATCTGCTGAAACGGTTTCCTGTTCTGGTGTATGCTGGATCAGGTATACTGGCCTTCACCGCCGGTGAGATGTTGATGAAGGACCCCAAGCTTGGAGAATGGTTGGGAGGCATGGCAGCGGAAGCACATGCGATGCTGCCTGCGGCTATGGCCTGTCTGGTTATGGCAGCAGGGGGAGCCCACAGATTTGTTCGCCGCAATACGTAG